The DNA sequence GCGACCGTGTTGAAGGTAAAATCAAGTCTATCACTGACTTCGGTATCTTCATCGGCCTGGACGGCGGCATCGACGGCCTGGTTCACCTGTCTGACATCTCCTGGAACGTTGCAGGCGAAGAAGCAGTTCGTGAATACAAAAAAGGCGACGAAATCGCAGCAGTTGTTCTGCAGGTTGACGCAGAGCGTGAGCGTATCTCTCTGGGCGTTAAGCAGCTCGCAGAAGATCCGTTCAACAACTGGGTTGCACTGAACAAGAAAGGCGCAATCGTAAACGGTAAAGTGACTGCAGTTGACGCTAAAGGCGCAACCGTAGAACTGGCTGATGGCGTTGAAGGTTACCTGCGCGCTTCTGAAGCTTCCCGTGACCGCGTTGAAGATGCAACTCTGGTTCTGAGCGTTGGCGACGACGTTGAAGCTAAATTCACCGGCGTTGATCGTAAGAACCGCGCAATCAGCCTGTCTGTTCGCGCGAAAGACGAAGCTGATGAGAAAGATGCAATCGCAACTGTTAACAAACAGGAAGATGCAAACTTCTCTAACAACGCAATGGCTGAAGCTTTCAAAGCAGCTAAAGGCGAGTAATCTTAGTCTTTCGGGTTACAACAACCTGAATTATGACGAGTTTACTTGACAGATTGCAGGTTTCGTCCTGTAATCAAGCCAAGCACAAAGGGCGGCTACGGCCGCCCTTGTTTAAGCTGTTAGCTAATTTTGCCTTGAAGGAAACCGGAGGAATAATGACCAAGTCAGAATTGATAGAAAGACTTGCCAGCCAGCAATCTCACATTCCTGCGAAAGCAGTGGAAGATGCTGTTAAAGAAATGCTGGAGCATATGGCCTCAACGCTTGCTCAAGGCGAGCGCATTGAAATCCGCGGTTTCGGCAGCTTCTCTCTGCATTATCGAGCACCACGCACCGGGCGTAACCCCAAGACTGGCGATAAAGTTGAACTGGAAGGTAAATACGTTCCGCACTTTAAGCCGGGCAAAGAATTACGTGACCGCGCCAATATTTACGAAGAGTAAGTTTCGCCGAGCTGCGACAACATACTGGACGTTAAAAAAGCACCTTCGGGTGCTTTTTTTATGCCTTAAAATCT is a window from the Klebsiella oxytoca genome containing:
- the ihfB gene encoding integration host factor subunit beta is translated as MTKSELIERLASQQSHIPAKAVEDAVKEMLEHMASTLAQGERIEIRGFGSFSLHYRAPRTGRNPKTGDKVELEGKYVPHFKPGKELRDRANIYEE